The genomic segment TCAGCGCCGAGTGGATCAAGATCCGTACGATGCGGTCCACCCTTTACGTGGTCCTCGGGACCCTGGCGTTCTGCATGGGGCTCGCCGCGCTGAGCAGTACGTCCGCCGGGGAGGAGTACGCGGCGATGACGAGTGCCGACCGGGCGGTCTTCGACCCCCTGGCCATCAGCCTGCGCAGCTATCTGCTCGCACAGATCGCGCTCGGTCTGCTGGGCGGCCTGGTGATCACCTCCGAGTACGGCGCCCGCACGATCGTCGGCACGCTGACGTCCGTGCCGAACCGGGTCCGCCTCCTGGCGGCCAAGGCACTGGCGCTGGTGGGTGTGACGCTCCCGGTCGGGCTCCTGGTGTCACTCGGCGGGTTTCTGATCGGGCAGGCGTCGCTGGAGGCGGCGGGTGCTCCGCATCTGGGACTGTCGGACGGCACGGCGCTGCGCGGCGTCGTGGGCTGCGGGCTGTATCTGACACTGGCGGGTCTGTTCGGGCTCGCTCTCGGTACGGTGATCCGCAGCACGACGGCGACGGTGACGACCCTGTTCGGTGTGCTGCTGATCGTGCAGGCGTTCGCACCGGCACTGCCCGGGGCACTCGGCGACTGGCTGGCGACGTACTGGCCGCCCGTCGCCGGAGGTCAGATCATCACCGCCTACCGTGACCCGGCGCTGCTCGCACCCTGGTCCGGGCTCGCCGTCATGGCGGCGTGCGTCGCGGCCCTGCTGGCCGCCGCGTTCGCCGTCTTCCGCAGGCGCGACGCGTAGCGGGCCGCGAGCCCGGAAGTGAACGACCGGTCGGGGACGGGACGGGACGGATGACGGCATCACCCACGCTCCTGGTGGTGGAGGACGAGCCGACGCTGCGGGAACTGCTGTCCGCGAGCCTGCGGATCGCCGGCTTCGACGTCCTCCCGGCCGCGACCGGCACCCAGGCCCTGGCCGCCGTGCGCGAGCGGCGCCCCGACCTGATCGTGCTCGACGTGATGCTGCCCGACATCGACGGCTTCGAGGTCGTGCGCCAACTGCGCGACGGGCGTTCCCCGGTGGCGGCGAGCCATCCGCCGGTCCTGTTCCTCACCGCCCGCGACGCGCCCGAGGACCGGATCGGCGGACTGCGGGCGGGCGGCGACGACTACGTCACCAAGCCGTTCAACCTGGAGGAGCTGATCCTGCGGATCCGGGCCGTCCTGCGCCGCACCAGCGGCCTGCAGGAGGACGGCCGGCTGACCGTCGGCGACCTGGAACTGGACCCGGACAGCCACCAGGTGACGCGGGCCGGGCAGCCGGTACATCTCTCCCCCACGGAGTTCAGCCTCTTGCGCGTGCTGATGGAGAACGCCGGACAGGTGCTGTCGAAGGCCCGGCTTCTCGAACTCGTGTGGCACTACGACTTCGGAGGCGACGACTCCATCGTCGCCTCCTACATCAGCTATCTGCGCCGCAAGATCGACGCGGGCGGGGAGCCCCGGCTGATCCGCACGGTGCGCGGCACCGGCTACGTCCTGCGCAAGCCCCGGCCGTGAAGGGGCCCTCGGTACGCGGCCGGCTCCCGCTCCGTGGCCGGGGCGGCCGGCTCTCGCTGCGCGGCCGGCTGCTGACGATCTCCGTGCTGCTGCTCGTGGCGGCCCTGCTCGCCAGCACCGCCGTGCTCGTCACCCTGCTCCGGCGGGACCTGGTGCACCAGGTGGACGACCGGTTGCGCACCGCCGCCGCGGTGGCCGCCCGCGTCCCCGTACCGTCCGGCGTGGCGGGCGGCCCCGTGGAGGGGGCGCCGTCCGGGGACTTCTACCTGGCCTACCTCGACGCGGACGGCCAGGTGCTGCGCGTCGTGCGGTCGGCCGAGGGAAACGCCCCCGGGCTGCCGGCGCTCGACGCGGCGGCGGTCGGCGCACGCGGCGGCCGCCCCTTCGAGGCCCCGTCCGCCGGCGGCGGCGACGCGTGGCGGGTGATCGCCGAACCGATCCCGGGGGCTGACGGGGAGGCACCGGGCGAGGGGGCCGCGCACGGCGGCAGTGTCGTCGTCGCCGGCTCCCTCTCGCAGGTCGGCGCGACGATCCGGCAGCTCGGCGTCCGGGTGCTGGTCATCGATTCCCTGGTGCTCATGCTGCTCGGCGTGGTCGGTTGGTTCGCCGTAGGCGCCGGGCTGCGCCCCCTGCGCCGGATCGAGGCGACCGCGGCGGCCATCGCCGGCGGCGACCTGACGCACCGTGTCCCTCGACCGGTTTCGACGCGCACCGAGTTGGGCCGTCTGTCCGCCGCGCTCAACGGCATGCTGGACCGGATCGAAGCGGGCGACGCCGCCCGGGACGCGACCGAGCAGCGCATGCGCCGCTTCCTCGCGGACGCCAGCCATGAACTGCGGACGCCCCTCTTCGGCATCAAGGGCTTCACCGAGCTGTACCGGATGGGCGGCATGCCCGAACGCACCGACGTCGACGCCGCCATGGGCCGCATCGAGCGCGAAGCAGGCAGGCTCGTACGGCTCGTCGAGGACCTGCTGCTGCTCGCGCGCCTGGACGAGGGCGCCGCCGGTGCCGACCTGCCGCTCCGGCTCACCCCCATGGACCTGCGCACCCTGGCTGCCGACGCGCTGCACGACCTGCGCGCGCTCGATCCCGGACGCCCGGTCACCCTTACGGGGCCCGGTGGCGGTCGTCCGGGCGGCGCGCCGGTCCTCGGCGACGAGGCGCGGCTGCGCCAGGTGACCTCCAACCTCGTCGGCAACGCCATCGCCCACACCGCGCCCGGCACCCCGGTACGGATCGGCGTCGGTACCGAGCAGGGCCGGGCGGTTCTCGAACTGCGCGACGAGGGGCCGGGCATGTCGGCGGAGCAGGCCGCCCGTGCGTTCGACCGCTTTTACCGTGCGGACAGCGCCCGCGGCCGGGCCGAGGGGGGCGGGGCGGGCCTCGGCCTCGCCATCGTCGACTCGCTGGTGTCAGCGCACCGGGGACGGGTGGAGATCCACACCGCCCCCGGCGCGGGAGCCACCGTCCGCGTCCTGCTGCCCCTGGCCCCGTAGCCGTGACGCGTCCATGCCGACCAAGCACCTCGGTGAGGCGGAGACCTGCGTACTGATCACGCACCGGTCGAAGTTCCGCGGTTCCCTGTGGATCACGGACGACCGGTCCGCGGGCGCGTTCGCACGCCGCCGCGGCATCACGGCCAAGGAGACCTACGACCTCATGAGCCAGGCAGCGGTCGACGGCCTCGTCTCCCCGGCGGAAGGCCACCGGCTGCTGCACGCCATGGTGAGCGCCGGACGCCATCTGCACCGCCTCTCCAGACGTCCCGAAGATCTCCTGTACTGATCCCGCCGGGTCCGCGGCGGGCCCCGGCCCACTGGACCGCTTCCCGCAACGGAAGTCGGCCCATACCCCGGTTTCCCGTTGTGTTCACTCGGTCGTGAGGCCAGCATGGCCCCGAATCGTCCCATCGAGGATGGATCGAGGAGGAGTTGTGCGAAGAAGCATCCGCGCCGCGCTGACCCTGGCGGCGGCGACCGTCATGGTGGGGAGCACCGCCTTACCGGCCTCCGCCGAGCCGAACCCGCCCGGTTGTCCCAAGGGTTACTTCTGCGGCTGGTCCAACGGCGAGGCGTACCCGGTCGGCACGCCCAGCATCAGGACCGCCGGCAACTGGTCCGGCAGTGTGTCGATCAACAAGTTCTTCAACAACGGATACGCCTACCCGGGAGCCGACCACGTCACCATGACCTGGTACACCTGGGGTGGCTCCGGCCCGCACTCCATATGCGTTCACTACAACCCGGGGCCCGGCCAGTACGAGGGCTACTTCGGCGACAGCGTCCGGCTGGTCAAGGTCCGCTGGCGCGGGGAGTGCTGACCCGCTGACGGTCCGCCGCGCGGAATGGCGCGGACCGGCTCCCGGAAGCACCGTGACGACGCACGAGCCGCCCAGTGCTTTCGCCCGGTGAGGAGCGGCGGGCTTCCCGTCAGTCGCGGGATGTGCCCGCCGCCCGTCCGTCACCAGTCCCCGTCCTGGACCGGTGAACCCTGTTGCGGCGCGTCGCCGAGCGGGTGGGTCTGGTGCGGGGACGGGGGCTGCCAGGGCGTGTGGTCGTCGCCCAGCCACTCGCCCACCGGCTTGACCCCGCCCAGGGTGTCCGTGGGCGCCAGGTCGGCCGCGTCCTCGTCGTAGTAGTCGTACCAGGGCAGGCCGGCGCGGGTGTACGCGGCGCGGTCCACGGGGGACGGGGGCGGTTCCTCGCCGGTGATGCGGCGCCACTCCGGCGGGGTCACCAGGTGGACGAAGACGCGGCCGGCCGGCTCCTCCGACCAGTCGGAGAGCGGCCGGTCGTCCCGGTACACCTCCTGGCGCATCGAGCCGCCGACGCCCAGACCCATGGCCGCCGCCGCACGCGGGGCCGCCGCGCCGGGGGCCGGGGGCGCTCCGGCGGGCGCGGCCGCGGCGGCGAAAGCGGGCCCGCCGGCTCCGGCGGAGCCGGGAGGGGGCGCCGCGCTCCGGTACCGGGCGCGTACGGCCGCCTGGCGCTCGGCACGCCGGCGCTGCTCCTCGCGCCACACCGCCAGCGCCGGGCCGGAGAGGGGGAAGGACTGGAGTTGCACGCCGCCCCAGGTCTCCTCGCCGGTCACCTGGCCCTCCACCGTGGCGCCCATGCCCAGCGGCACGGCGACGAACTGACGCACCTTCCCCTTGCCGGAGTTGATGCCGTCCAGCCAGGGCTGCCGGGGCAGGACCACGTA from the Streptomyces xinghaiensis S187 genome contains:
- a CDS encoding ABC transporter permease is translated as MRSTLYVVLGTLAFCMGLAALSSTSAGEEYAAMTSADRAVFDPLAISLRSYLLAQIALGLLGGLVITSEYGARTIVGTLTSVPNRVRLLAAKALALVGVTLPVGLLVSLGGFLIGQASLEAAGAPHLGLSDGTALRGVVGCGLYLTLAGLFGLALGTVIRSTTATVTTLFGVLLIVQAFAPALPGALGDWLATYWPPVAGGQIITAYRDPALLAPWSGLAVMAACVAALLAAAFAVFRRRDA
- a CDS encoding response regulator translates to MTASPTLLVVEDEPTLRELLSASLRIAGFDVLPAATGTQALAAVRERRPDLIVLDVMLPDIDGFEVVRQLRDGRSPVAASHPPVLFLTARDAPEDRIGGLRAGGDDYVTKPFNLEELILRIRAVLRRTSGLQEDGRLTVGDLELDPDSHQVTRAGQPVHLSPTEFSLLRVLMENAGQVLSKARLLELVWHYDFGGDDSIVASYISYLRRKIDAGGEPRLIRTVRGTGYVLRKPRP
- a CDS encoding sensor histidine kinase, encoding MKGPSVRGRLPLRGRGGRLSLRGRLLTISVLLLVAALLASTAVLVTLLRRDLVHQVDDRLRTAAAVAARVPVPSGVAGGPVEGAPSGDFYLAYLDADGQVLRVVRSAEGNAPGLPALDAAAVGARGGRPFEAPSAGGGDAWRVIAEPIPGADGEAPGEGAAHGGSVVVAGSLSQVGATIRQLGVRVLVIDSLVLMLLGVVGWFAVGAGLRPLRRIEATAAAIAGGDLTHRVPRPVSTRTELGRLSAALNGMLDRIEAGDAARDATEQRMRRFLADASHELRTPLFGIKGFTELYRMGGMPERTDVDAAMGRIEREAGRLVRLVEDLLLLARLDEGAAGADLPLRLTPMDLRTLAADALHDLRALDPGRPVTLTGPGGGRPGGAPVLGDEARLRQVTSNLVGNAIAHTAPGTPVRIGVGTEQGRAVLELRDEGPGMSAEQAARAFDRFYRADSARGRAEGGGAGLGLAIVDSLVSAHRGRVEIHTAPGAGATVRVLLPLAP